Proteins from a genomic interval of Yoonia sp. GPGPB17:
- a CDS encoding helix-turn-helix transcriptional regulator, which translates to MDVHANVFQQSTAAQHIIEQHPAVLKSSKRIGLHSPKQSNLFRMALRYVLSGQPCQTLRADDGCMGAPLALQVSSWPKPKHCLVSLQPLVPQRASLSHLSNPFDLSNRQLQLLELFSEGLTLAEIAASLGLKPQTVREVFSDLYSRFELRNQLELLSALKSPTMARTDASGSSQGTIPTPLS; encoded by the coding sequence GTGGATGTCCATGCAAATGTCTTTCAGCAATCAACAGCAGCGCAGCACATCATTGAGCAGCATCCAGCAGTCTTAAAATCCAGCAAACGCATCGGGTTACACTCTCCAAAACAGTCCAACTTGTTTCGCATGGCGCTGCGCTACGTTCTCTCAGGTCAGCCCTGTCAAACGTTACGGGCAGATGATGGATGCATGGGCGCTCCCTTGGCTTTGCAGGTCTCATCATGGCCAAAGCCCAAGCATTGCCTTGTCAGCTTGCAGCCGCTTGTACCGCAACGCGCAAGCCTGTCTCATCTTTCCAACCCGTTCGATCTTAGCAACCGCCAGCTACAGTTGCTTGAATTGTTCAGCGAAGGACTGACCTTGGCAGAAATCGCGGCCTCTCTCGGACTGAAACCGCAAACAGTGCGTGAGGTCTTTTCCGATCTCTACAGCCGCTTTGAATTGCGCAATCAACTTGAACTCCTGTCCGCACTCAAATCGCCAACCATGGCAAGGACTGACGCGTCAGGAAGCAGCCAAGGAACAATCCCAACTCCTCTTTCTTGA
- a CDS encoding DUF736 domain-containing protein, which produces MPAIGHVTRKPDGTYEGRLATMTIRQNILFAKKQKSTEAQPDYLVLAGDVEIGAAWWRKSRSGNDYLSVSLAAPEFGNRTLYANLGRAAGSQNEDDFVLIWNPQD; this is translated from the coding sequence ATGCCCGCAATCGGACATGTGACCCGTAAGCCTGACGGCACCTACGAAGGTCGTCTCGCGACCATGACCATCCGACAAAACATCTTGTTTGCCAAAAAGCAAAAATCAACCGAAGCCCAGCCCGACTATCTTGTTTTGGCAGGTGACGTTGAGATCGGTGCCGCCTGGTGGCGCAAATCGCGCAGCGGCAATGATTATCTAAGCGTATCACTCGCAGCCCCCGAATTTGGCAATAGAACGCTCTATGCAAATCTTGGCCGCGCAGCAGGTTCGCAAAACGAAGACGACTTCGTCTTGATCTGGAACCCTCAAGACTGA
- a CDS encoding DUF3768 domain-containing protein gives MAKSCAFSLSMGISEHFGCGLRERNTNDHPLKQTIRDQNDKFRALDPSIPGRVFFTQGVQALVSDNDDANAEDLLAAIRAFDDFNTDNDPHGEHDFGSLTFCGTRIFWKIDLYDQDFAFGSEEPANLEKTQRLLTIMLPEEY, from the coding sequence GTGGCAAAGTCATGCGCGTTTTCCCTCTCGATGGGCATATCCGAACACTTCGGATGTGGCCTGCGAGAGAGGAACACCAATGACCACCCCCTGAAACAGACCATTCGAGATCAGAACGACAAGTTCAGAGCCCTTGATCCGAGCATCCCTGGACGGGTCTTCTTTACCCAGGGCGTCCAGGCACTTGTCTCGGACAATGATGATGCCAACGCCGAAGACCTTCTTGCCGCAATCAGGGCCTTTGACGACTTCAACACTGACAATGACCCGCACGGCGAACATGACTTTGGCAGTCTCACATTCTGTGGCACACGTATCTTCTGGAAAATTGATCTCTATGATCAGGACTTCGCGTTCGGATCAGAAGAGCCTGCAAACCTTGAGAAAACACAACGCTTGCTGACAATCATGCTTCCTGAGGAATACTGA
- a CDS encoding DEAD/DEAH box helicase, which translates to MDEFAICHEVNDLLSQHNEVAARNLLIRLLADMDQRNKAYSPVVNHMIRATGLYPYLQVKNATWDQKFVHQAFEVDVGRRLATLHREQSNVLAKLLDGDDLAVSAPTSFGKSFIIDAFIAAKQPDTVVIIVPAIALMDETRRRLFKKFSEKYTIITAPETKLGSKNILIFPQERAFGYLAALTTIDLLVVDEFYKASRTHDRDRSPSLIKAILKLSSKAKQRYYLAPNIKSLSDNAFTRDMEFLELLDFNTVYLKIEEPYKEFAGDAGRKGDKLIEIISTGAQKSLIYAGTYSEIEKVSDLVIESLPIVDRIYTTPFAKWLRENYQSDWALADLVDRGIGVHNGSMHRCLSQLQVKLFEYRDGFDSIVSTSSIIEGVNTSAQNVIIWRSKLGGSNLKDFSYKNIIGRGGRMFKYFVGNIFLLDAPPEAEDTQLEIEFPEEILGTLDEEQDSDQLTELQVERIIEFREQMSDIIGAENFARIRRDSLLQDSDADFLLRLASDMKDDPESWRGFGYLNSNRPDDWDRMLYKVLGLKPGNWDNRHSMVVNTTKAISNNWNLSLPQIVAGLKETGVDIDDFFKLERTITFKLSALLSDTNELHKMIVDPDVDVSAFIGRMSKAFLPSAVYHLEEYGLPRMISKKIHASGLINFLDPQIDLREALERFQTVGLDEVLAIRTLGPFDRYVVRFFFDGITLDELGVANAAN; encoded by the coding sequence ATGGATGAGTTTGCGATCTGCCATGAGGTCAACGACCTTCTGTCACAGCACAACGAAGTTGCAGCAAGAAATCTGTTAATTCGACTGTTAGCGGACATGGATCAACGGAACAAGGCATACTCGCCAGTCGTAAACCATATGATCCGTGCGACGGGTTTGTACCCATACCTTCAGGTAAAAAACGCGACATGGGATCAGAAGTTTGTACATCAGGCCTTCGAAGTTGATGTCGGGCGCAGGCTTGCAACTCTGCATCGAGAGCAGTCAAACGTTCTGGCGAAGTTGCTCGATGGCGATGATCTGGCTGTCAGTGCCCCCACCAGCTTTGGCAAGAGCTTTATCATCGACGCCTTTATTGCTGCAAAACAACCAGATACCGTAGTAATCATCGTCCCGGCGATCGCTTTGATGGACGAGACTCGAAGACGGCTATTCAAGAAGTTCTCAGAAAAATACACGATAATTACCGCGCCGGAGACAAAGCTAGGCTCAAAGAATATCCTGATATTCCCACAAGAACGCGCTTTCGGGTATCTAGCTGCGCTAACAACGATTGACTTATTAGTTGTCGACGAATTTTACAAAGCAAGCCGTACCCATGATCGAGATCGGTCACCCTCCCTCATCAAAGCGATCCTCAAGTTATCAAGCAAAGCAAAACAGAGGTATTACCTAGCTCCCAACATCAAATCGCTTAGCGATAACGCGTTCACCCGCGATATGGAGTTTTTGGAACTCCTTGATTTCAACACAGTCTACCTGAAAATTGAAGAGCCCTACAAAGAGTTCGCTGGGGATGCAGGGCGAAAAGGCGACAAGCTAATTGAGATTATCTCGACGGGCGCCCAAAAGTCTTTGATTTATGCCGGTACATACTCCGAGATAGAGAAGGTCTCTGATCTTGTGATTGAGAGCTTGCCGATTGTTGATCGGATCTATACCACCCCATTCGCAAAATGGCTTCGAGAGAATTACCAGTCAGATTGGGCTCTGGCCGACCTTGTTGATCGGGGAATAGGTGTTCACAACGGGAGCATGCATAGGTGCCTTAGCCAACTTCAAGTAAAACTGTTCGAATACCGGGATGGCTTTGATAGCATCGTTTCAACGTCCTCAATAATAGAAGGCGTTAATACATCGGCGCAAAATGTAATAATTTGGCGAAGCAAGCTTGGTGGTAGCAACCTCAAGGACTTTAGCTACAAGAATATTATTGGTCGTGGCGGCCGTATGTTTAAGTACTTTGTTGGTAATATCTTCTTGTTGGACGCACCTCCAGAGGCCGAGGATACTCAGCTTGAGATTGAATTCCCAGAAGAAATTCTTGGCACTCTAGATGAGGAGCAAGACTCCGATCAACTAACTGAGTTGCAAGTTGAACGGATAATTGAGTTTCGAGAGCAGATGTCGGATATTATCGGGGCCGAAAATTTCGCGAGAATTCGCCGCGACAGCTTACTACAAGATAGTGATGCGGATTTCCTGCTTCGATTGGCCTCAGACATGAAGGATGATCCAGAATCATGGCGTGGATTCGGTTACCTTAACTCAAACAGGCCAGACGATTGGGATCGGATGCTATATAAAGTTCTTGGCCTGAAGCCGGGTAACTGGGATAATCGGCACAGCATGGTAGTGAATACAACCAAGGCGATTTCAAATAACTGGAACCTTAGCCTGCCTCAAATAGTTGCGGGCCTAAAGGAAACAGGGGTGGATATAGACGATTTTTTCAAGCTTGAGAGAACGATAACTTTTAAGCTGTCTGCTCTTCTTAGTGACACAAACGAGCTACATAAGATGATAGTCGATCCCGATGTCGATGTCTCAGCATTCATTGGGAGAATGAGCAAAGCTTTCCTGCCTAGTGCCGTATATCATCTAGAGGAATATGGTCTGCCTAGAATGATCTCCAAGAAGATTCATGCTTCAGGCTTGATTAACTTTCTTGATCCCCAAATCGACCTTCGTGAAGCGTTGGAACGTTTCCAAACTGTTGGTTTGGACGAGGTTCTGGCAATTAGAACGCTTGGCCCTTTTGATCGCTATGTTGTTAGGTTTTTCTTTGACGGAATTACACTTGACGAACTAGGTGTGGCGAATGCTGCAAACTGA
- a CDS encoding HamA C-terminal domain-containing protein, whose product MSSISFEVLVDDTLADVTSANQLKEVVNKRVLSLANDFEDGKWRYAKFQSYLWDNIADTALSQTERSALINKSHSSLIASAKNLRLTDNDRVGQGSEIAEVFLYGLMRHRFGALPVVPKIFYKQNSQDNAKGADSVHIVVADEDFTLWFGEAKFYNSVEDARLDSIVTSVFNSLSTNKLKKENAIITSVSDLDNLPLKPDLREKIKIALDNRESIDQLKPKIYIPVLILHECSITSGATEMSDDYRAAMVKHHKDRADAYFLKQIKKSSQIHKYKDINFHIILFPVPSKAKIVNAFVETVAFYKGQE is encoded by the coding sequence ATGAGCAGTATTTCGTTTGAGGTATTAGTTGATGACACCCTCGCCGATGTCACATCAGCAAACCAGCTTAAAGAGGTTGTAAATAAGCGTGTCTTGAGTCTTGCAAATGATTTTGAAGATGGGAAGTGGAGATACGCAAAGTTTCAAAGTTATCTTTGGGACAACATAGCTGATACCGCGCTTTCACAGACGGAGCGATCGGCATTGATTAACAAGAGTCACTCAAGTCTAATTGCATCAGCTAAAAACCTCCGGTTGACTGACAACGACCGGGTCGGTCAAGGAAGCGAAATTGCTGAAGTGTTTCTTTATGGGTTAATGAGGCATCGCTTTGGCGCACTACCTGTAGTTCCTAAAATTTTTTATAAGCAGAACTCTCAAGACAACGCGAAGGGTGCCGACAGCGTTCATATTGTAGTGGCAGACGAAGACTTTACTCTTTGGTTTGGGGAAGCCAAATTCTATAATTCGGTAGAGGATGCGCGCCTCGACTCAATCGTAACATCGGTGTTCAACTCACTTTCAACTAACAAGCTCAAGAAAGAAAACGCCATAATCACAAGCGTTTCTGACTTAGATAACTTACCCCTAAAGCCGGATCTTCGAGAAAAGATTAAGATAGCTTTAGACAATCGCGAGTCGATCGACCAGCTAAAGCCAAAGATCTATATCCCTGTTCTAATATTGCATGAGTGCTCTATAACATCTGGCGCAACCGAAATGAGCGATGACTATAGGGCCGCTATGGTCAAGCACCACAAGGATCGTGCAGACGCATATTTTCTAAAACAAATCAAGAAATCCAGCCAAATACACAAGTATAAAGACATCAATTTCCACATCATTTTGTTTCCGGTTCCGAGTAAAGCAAAAATTGTCAATGCATTTGTTGAAACCGTAGCCTTCTATAAGGGGCAGGAGTAA
- a CDS encoding tyrosine-type recombinase/integrase, with protein sequence MLKLSEARELTLGAIQSEEQIISIRTLKKRDKHHVREMPVPQLLINELEKLPTTLPDKRLWPINRITAYRWIKAIMNEAGVVGPQASPKGLRHGYGIHATSCGIQIHLLKKWMGHTSIKTTAIYANAVGEEEKAIARRMW encoded by the coding sequence ATGCTTAAGCTGTCCGAGGCACGGGAGTTGACGCTCGGCGCGATCCAATCCGAAGAACAGATCATTTCCATCCGCACCCTAAAGAAACGCGACAAACATCATGTTCGGGAAATGCCGGTGCCTCAACTTCTAATTAATGAGCTGGAGAAGCTACCAACTACTCTACCGGATAAACGGCTATGGCCCATCAACCGGATTACAGCCTATCGCTGGATCAAGGCCATCATGAACGAGGCTGGGGTGGTCGGTCCGCAAGCCAGCCCCAAGGGCTTACGTCATGGCTACGGCATCCACGCCACCTCATGCGGCATCCAAATCCATTTGCTGAAAAAGTGGATGGGGCATACGTCTATCAAAACAACGGCGATCTATGCGAACGCTGTTGGTGAGGAAGAGAAGGCGATTGCGCGGCGGATGTGGTAA
- the bamE gene encoding outer membrane protein assembly factor BamE domain-containing protein, with translation MLRKSIILLSVAGIALSACTLQSPRNSAALEGISSVQDARALVQRGMTMDQVRAKLGAPSSSQSFNGQVTWAYTGGSGTIDVLSGFGLGPASINSRAIVITFNTSGRVSRVDYNETSL, from the coding sequence ATGCTTCGAAAATCAATCATTCTACTGTCAGTAGCAGGCATCGCTTTGTCAGCCTGCACCCTTCAAAGCCCACGCAACAGCGCCGCATTGGAAGGCATTAGTTCCGTCCAAGATGCTCGTGCCTTGGTGCAGCGTGGCATGACAATGGATCAGGTACGGGCAAAGCTTGGTGCGCCAAGTTCATCGCAGTCATTTAACGGTCAGGTAACATGGGCCTATACGGGTGGCAGTGGCACGATTGATGTCTTGTCTGGCTTTGGTCTCGGCCCTGCAAGCATCAATTCCCGCGCTATCGTGATCACGTTCAACACGTCTGGTCGCGTCTCTCGCGTTGATTACAACGAAACCAGCTTGTGA
- a CDS encoding RES domain-containing protein — MQRVALDKRPKVASRRRSYPGSKKPRTGSARRSALQEAIKNFWDVWAANNESRYSSGDKPILYTAPLKTTCYSEAGYHFYNWFVKEHAVLDELESPYICYTVKVDGPILDFMKCVSDHAKMTSNGKVAYKFCWDIASSARGAGAAMLRVPSARAANRDCIPVLVQSVCQPPSSVEKLFLGVSRAAPSKIAVRKGKNTRKYYCIR; from the coding sequence GTGCAGCGCGTCGCTTTAGACAAAAGGCCAAAGGTGGCCTCGAGGAGGCGGTCATATCCAGGGAGTAAAAAACCGAGAACTGGATCTGCTCGGCGCTCCGCTTTACAGGAGGCAATAAAGAACTTTTGGGATGTGTGGGCAGCGAACAACGAATCTCGTTATTCAAGCGGCGACAAACCAATTTTGTACACTGCACCGCTTAAGACCACATGCTATTCTGAAGCTGGATACCATTTCTACAACTGGTTTGTAAAAGAGCACGCAGTTTTAGATGAGCTGGAATCTCCGTATATCTGCTATACGGTCAAGGTAGATGGGCCCATATTGGATTTCATGAAGTGTGTCTCTGACCATGCAAAAATGACCAGCAACGGAAAGGTTGCATACAAGTTTTGTTGGGATATTGCTTCGTCTGCGAGAGGCGCTGGTGCTGCAATGCTCCGCGTTCCGTCAGCGAGAGCTGCGAACCGTGACTGCATTCCAGTACTTGTTCAGTCGGTCTGTCAACCTCCTTCATCTGTTGAAAAGCTCTTTTTGGGAGTTAGTCGTGCCGCGCCATCCAAAATCGCTGTACGTAAAGGAAAAAATACTAGGAAGTATTACTGCATCCGGTGA